The Streptococcus oralis DNA window CTTCTGCCTCTTTCTTGGCTTTTTCCTCAGCTTCCTTGTTGGCCTTTTCTTCAGCTTCTTTTTTAGCTTTTTCTTCTTTGTTTTCAACTGTATTTTTAGCCGTACCGTCCAAGTAATTGATTTCCGCATTAGCTGAAACATTGTCTAAAACGACATGCGTTACTGAATACTGATCAATCTTTTCTTTACTACCACCCAATTTGATTTCCAAGAGTTTGCCATTTTCATCTATTCCCACATACTGCAATTCAATTTGTCTCGGAATTAATTCATCTTTCTGATAGATTGGGGTTACCTTGTAGTCAAGATAGTAGTTGGGGTGATTGGCCAACCAAGAGTCCAATCGATTTTCATAATAAAGCATGCTTTCTTGATTAGTATTATCTGTACCATAGTAAGTTCCAGCATTGAGCCAGTTCGTCATAGGGACCAAGTTTCTCTTTTCATCGTTTAATCCACTAAACTGGTACCCAATCAAATGACCACGATTCATCAACCAAGCCTTTTTAGAGCCATCTCCATAATAAAAATTATAGTTGTGCCAACCAACTGGGTTATAACTTATCTTAGGCTCTCTCTTCTCTGTTGGTTCATCACTGTCCTTAAGTTGAATATGAGCACCCGTTGCGCGTGATTTAGAATCCAATTCCCCAAGTTCTAGTTGTTTCTCATTTTTAAAAGGTAAGAGTCCAGCTTCTTTAAACAACTTTTCATCGAACTTGATTTGCTTCTGTTCAATTTTTTCTTCTGGGACCTTTGATTCCGCCTTATGTCCAGAACAAGCAACTAGTGTTGTGATTGAAAGCAAGGCAATTGAGAAGGATAGTAGCTTTTTCATAAAAGTCTCCTTTTTATATAGTAATTAGATTAATATCTCCTATTACATTTTACTATCATTTTGTTAATTGTTCAAGAATAAAGAGGCTGTTATTATACTATTTCTCCCCCAATGTTTAAAACAAAAACGATAACCACTTTTCAGTAGTTATCGTTGATTTCTTTTGATTAGTCTTTCCAACCAAGTTTGCTATTGATGGTCATCATGATGCTAGCTATTTTCTCACCCCAGTATGGATCAGAAGCATAGCGAACATTCATTCCGGTTGCTTTATTTCCAAGGTGGTCTCTGCCATAGTCGATGTAATTCTCACGAATCCACTTGGCCGCTCCAAGGATTCCTTTATCCACATTATCAAAACTCTTGGCTGAGAGATATGGGCTCGTATCATAAGCAGCAATACCAAAGAAGTTATTCTTATCTCTGGCAATTTGACTGCGACCCCAAGCACTTTCAAGGGCACTATGTGCCATCAAGTAAAGGGCATTGACACCGTAGCGTTCCTCAGCTTCTTTGAAAGTCGCTCCTTTACCTGCGAGAGGACTATCCTGCAAGTTCATCATCGAATACAGTTTATCCAACTCAGCTGCACTATAATTACTTGGTTCTCTCAAGTTTTTATAGAGGAAAAGATTTTTAATGGTAAAGCCATCAAAATGCTCCCCGTCAGTTGAGTAGTACTTCTTACCAATAACCATAGCAGATGTGTGTGGAGCTACTTTGATACTCGTGTATGGAGAGAGTTCATGGTAGAGGAATTTCCCATCACTAGTATAATGAGGGATAAACTCGCTACCTTCATCTACTGCTGTCAAATCACTTTGATTCATATAGCCAGACAAGCCAGAAATCGAAACTGCAAGTCGGCCGCCTTTTC harbors:
- a CDS encoding DNA/RNA non-specific endonuclease; its protein translation is MKKLLSFSIALLSITTLVACSGHKAESKVPEEKIEQKQIKFDEKLFKEAGLLPFKNEKQLELGELDSKSRATGAHIQLKDSDEPTEKREPKISYNPVGWHNYNFYYGDGSKKAWLMNRGHLIGYQFSGLNDEKRNLVPMTNWLNAGTYYGTDNTNQESMLYYENRLDSWLANHPNYYLDYKVTPIYQKDELIPRQIELQYVGIDENGKLLEIKLGGSKEKIDQYSVTHVVLDNVSANAEINYLDGTAKNTVENKEEKAKKEAEEKANKEAEEKAKKEAEEKEAAEKKAKEEEQEKAHQAAQEKEESQESNSQSSNSGGYFRDKNGRWHRPNGKFASKKEIREAGLQW